The DNA region CTTTTTCACCAATTCCCCTCTAGAAAAAATCAAAACAAATTAAACAACAATGGTGTTATTCAATAAAATAAAAAATAAACTGCGTATTAATTACAGAAAAAAAAGATGGCCAGGTCTCATAGAAGCTTATAAACAATATCTTCCAGTTACAAAGAAAACTCCTATTATTTCCCTAAATGAAGGTAATACACCGCTAATTCTAAGCGAGTCAATTAGCAACTTAATAGGAAATGGAACAAAAGTTTTTTTAAAATATGATGGCCTTAATCCAACAGGATCTTTTAAAGATCGTGGAATGACTATGGCAATTAGCAAAGCAAAAGAAGAAGGCCGTGAAGCAGTAATTTGTGCAAGTACTGGAAATACCTCTGCTGCTGCTGCTGCATATGCTTCGAGAGGAGGATTAAAACCTTATGTTTTAATCCCAGAAGGATTTGTTGCACAAGGAAAGCTTGCGCAAGCATTAATGTATGGCGCTGAGATAATATCTATTAATGGAAACTTTGATAAGGCTCTTGAAATCGTAAGAGATTTATCCTCAGAACATCCTATAGAACTTGTTAATTCTGTTAATCCATATCGAATACAAGGACAAAAGACGGCAGCTTTTGAAATAGTTGATGACTTAGGTTATGCTCCTGATTGGCTTTGTATTCCAATGGGTAATGCAGGAAACATAACTGCATATTGGATGGGATTTAAAGAATATTCAAAAATAAAAAGGAATTTGAAATTACCAATAATGATGGGTTTTCAATCCGAAGGCTCTGCTCCATTAGTAAAAAATATAATAGTTAAGGATCCAGAAACAATTGCAACTGCAATAAGAATTGGAAATCCTGTAAATAGAGAAAAAGCAAAAAAAGTAAGGAAAGA from Prochlorococcus marinus XMU1410 includes:
- the thrC gene encoding threonine synthase, which translates into the protein MVLFNKIKNKLRINYRKKRWPGLIEAYKQYLPVTKKTPIISLNEGNTPLILSESISNLIGNGTKVFLKYDGLNPTGSFKDRGMTMAISKAKEEGREAVICASTGNTSAAAAAYASRGGLKPYVLIPEGFVAQGKLAQALMYGAEIISINGNFDKALEIVRDLSSEHPIELVNSVNPYRIQGQKTAAFEIVDDLGYAPDWLCIPMGNAGNITAYWMGFKEYSKIKRNLKLPIMMGFQSEGSAPLVKNIIVKDPETIATAIRIGNPVNREKAKKVRKESKGDFQSVTDEEIINAYKILAKEGVFCEPASAASVAGLIKNKNRIQKESTIVCVLTGNGLKDPDCAIKNNDAIFRKNIEPSLKNITKILGY